The genomic window GGCCGAGGCGGTGGAGGCCGCCGTCGGCGGCGAGCCGATCGCGTCGTACCTGGTGCACCAGGAGACCACGTTCGACGCGAACGAGGTCCGCCGCCATGTCACCGTCCTCGTCCTGACCGGCACCCGGTTCATCGTCAGCCACACCGACGAGCAGGCCGCCGACACCAGCTCCCCGACGCCGTACGCCACGACCTCCACCGAGTCGGTCAAGCTCGGCCGGATCTCCTCCGTCGTCGTCAGCCGCGTCGTGGCCAACCCCGAGTCGTACACGCCGGGCACCCTGCCCCGCGAGGTCGTCCTCACCATCGGCTGGGGCGCCGTCTCCCGGATCGACCTGGAGCCTGCCGCCTGCGGCGACCCCAACTGCGACGCGGACCACGGCTACACCGGAAACTCCACCGCCGACGACCTCAGCCTCCGTGTCAGCGAGGCCGGCGACGGCCCCGACGCCGTCCGGCAGACGCTCGCCTTCGCACAGTCGCTCTCCGAGGCCACGGTCGCGACCGCCGCACCGGCGGCCGGCCACTGATGACCTTGCCCGACTGGCCCGACGACCTCGTCCCGCTCGCCCTCGACACCGCCCCCGCGCCGGCGTACGGCTCCGCCTCGCTCTGCGACCTGCTGCCGACGATCGCCGCAGGGCAGGGCGTGCCCGGACTGCACACGACCCTCACGGGGCTCGCCCCGGCCGACCGGAACTGCGTCTTCCTTGTCGACGGCCTCGGCTGGGAGCAGCTCAGGGCCCACCCCGAGGACGCGCCGTACCTCACGTCGCTGCTCGCCACCTCCCACGGCGGCACGGGCGCACCGATCACCGTCGGCTTCCCCGCCACCACGGCGACCTCCCTCGCCTCCTTCGGCACCGGACTGCCGCCCGGAGCCCACGGCCTGCCGGGCTACACGGCCCGCAACCCGGAGACCGGCGAGCTGATGAACCAGCTGCGCTGGAAGCCGTGGACCTCGCCGCGCGTCTGGCAGCCGTACCCAACGGTCTTCCAGCTCGCCGACGAGGCCGGGGTGCACACCGCGCAAGTCTCCTCCCCGGCGTTCGCCGACACCCCGCTCACCAAGATCGCACTGAGCGGCGGAACGTTTCACGGGCGTCTCACCGGCGAGGAGCGTATGGACTTCGCCGCGGAGCAGCTCGCCGCCGCCGACCGCTCGCTGGTCTACACGTACTACAGCGAGCTCGATGGCAAGGGCCACCGCTTCGGTGTCGACTCCGACGCCTGGCGCGGCCAGCTGATGTACGTCGACCGGCTCGTCCAGCGCCTCGCCGAGCAGCTCCCGCCCCGCACCGCGCTCTATGTGACCGCCGACCACGGCATGATCGACATCCCCTTCGACGAGGAGTCGCGGATCGACTTCGACGAGGACTGGGAGCTGCGCGCCGGCGTCGCCCTGCTGGGCGGCGAGGGCCGGGCCCGCCATGTGTACGCCGTCCCGGGCGCCGAGTCCGATGTGCTCGCCGTCTGGCGCGAGGTCCTCGGCGACCGCTTCTGGGTGGCGAGCCGGGAGGAGGCGATCGCGGCGGGCTGGTTCGGCCCGCGGGTCGACGAGCGCGTCCACCGACGCATCGGCGACGTCGTCGCCGCGGCCCACGCCGACGTCGTGATCACCGCCTCCGTCAACGAGCCGAACGAGTCCGCCATGGTCGGCATGCACGGCTCGATGACCCCCGTCGAGCAGCTCGTCCCCCTCATCGAAGTCCGCTCGTAACACATCTCCCAACACATCTCCCAACACATCTCCCACAACAACTGAAAGGCCGTCACATCCCCATGTCCGAGCTGGTGTTCTTCTCCGGAACGATGGACTGCGGAAAGAGCACCCTGGCGCTGCAGATCGAGCACAACCGTGCGGCGCGTGGCCTGCAAGGTGTCATCTTCACCCGTGACGACCGGGCGGGCGAGGGCAAGCTCTCCTCCCGGCTGGGGCTGGTCAGGGAGGCGGTCGAGCTCGTCGAGGGCATGGACGTCTACACGTATCTGGTCGACCGGATGACCAGGGGCGGCCGGGCGGACTACGTCATCGTCGACGAGGCCCAGTTCCTCGCGCCCGAGCAGATCGACCAGCTCGCCCGGATCGTCGACGACCTGGAGCTGGACGTCTTCGCCTTCGGGATCACCACGGACTTCCGGACCAAGCTCTTCCCCGGCTCGCAGCGGCTGATCGAACTGGCGGACCGGATAGAGGCGCTCCAGGTCGAGGCCATGTGCTGGTGCGGCGCCCGCGCCACCCACAACGCGCGCACGGTCGGCGGCGAGATGGTCGTCGAGGGCGCCCAGGTCGTGGTCGGCGACGTCAACAGGCCCGCGGAGGAGATCGGCTACGAGGTGCTGTGCCGGCGCCACCACCGCCGCCGGATGACGAGCGCGACCGCCCGCGCAGGGGTGCTGTCCCCCGACGTGCTGCCCGTGACATCCGGCTGAGCCCGTGATGTCCGGCTGAGGCCACAGCTTCCGGCTGAGCTGCAGCCCGGGCCAGGGGACGGCCGGGCTGCTACAGGTCGGTCGCCGTCCGTACGATCGTGAAGACCGCGCCCTCCGGGTCCGACACCGTCGCGAGCCGGCCGCTCGAACCCTCCCGCGGCGCGTGGAGCACATGCCCGCCGAGGTCCATCAGCCGGGCCGCGGTCTCGTCCGGGTCCTCGACCTCGAAGTACGTCATCCAGTGCGAACCGCGGTCGCGGGGCAGGGCATGGCCCACACCGTGCAGGGAGGCCACCGGGCGCCCGTCCAGGTGCAGGGTCAGATAGTCGAAGTCGGCCGAGACGACCGGCTCGAGCTCGTACCCGAAGACCGACTGGTAGAACTTGCTGACCGAGGAGGTCTCCCGCGTCACCAGCTCGTTCCAGACCGGGGTGCCGTGCGTCCCCAGCAGGGCGGTGCCGTGGTGGGCCGCGGCCTGCCAGATGCCGAAGACGGCGCCTTCCGGGTCCGCGGCGATCGCCAGCCGCCCCGCGTCCGCCGCGTCGAGCGGCCCGACGCCGACGGTGCCGCCGCACATTCTGATCTGCTCGGCGGTCGCGTCGGCGTCGTCGGTGGCCAGATAGGTGGTCCAGGCGATCGGCAGATGACGTTCGGGAGGAAGCCGGCCGATCCCCGCGACTTCCTTGCCGTCGATCAGCGCGCGGACGTACGGACCGAGCTGCTGGGGGCCCGGGACGAAGTCCCAGCCGAACAGCGCCTTGTAGAAGTCCTGCGTCGCGGCGAGTCCGTGCACCATCAGGCTCACCCAGCAGGGCGTGCCGGGCCTGCGGCGGGTCGCCTCGGTCATCGTGACACTCTCCTCGGACCATCGTCGTGGCCGTGCGGCGGGGGACCGGATCCGGACCGTGTGCGGCGGCTGCCCGGCGCCCCGTGCAGATGCTTGCACCACCCGGCGTGCGGCGCGGCCCGCCCGCGCCGAGTGTCCGGGGATCCCACAGGAGGATGCCCGTTCTGGCGATGTCCATCCGTGCCGCCTCCCAGGACTCCGCCCTGGGGACCCTCAGCCGTCGCGGGCCCGTCGCGGGCCGCACTTGCGCGAGGATGGCTGCTATGACCCCCATCATCACCGCAACAGAACTCGCGAGCGAGTCGGCCGGTCGGCGGCCGCCGGTCCTGCTCGACGTGCGCTGGCAGCTCAGTCTGGCCAAGGCGGCCGGCGCCGCGCCCTTCGACGGGCGGGCGGAGTACGAGGCCGGGCACATCCCCGGCGCCGTCTACGTCGACCTCGACACGGAGCTTGCGGGACCGCCCGGTCCGGGCGGCCGGCATCCGCTCCCGGACATGGCCGTCTTCGGCGCGGCGATGCGGCGCGCCGGTGTCTCGTGCTCCGTACCGGTCGTCGTCCACGACGGCGGCCAGGGATGGGCCGCGGCACGGGCGTGGTGGCTGCTGCGGTGGGCGGGCCACCCGGACGTCCGGGTCCTGGACGGCGGTCTCGCGGCGTGGGACGGCCCGCTGACGACCGAGATCCCCGCACCGCAGCCGGGCGACTTCACCCCGGAGCCGGGCGGCCTTCCGCTGCTCGATGCCGACGGCGCCGCGGCGCTGGCCCGCTCCGGACTGCTGCTCGACGCGCGGGCCGCCGAGCGCTACCGGGGCGACGTCGAGCCCATCGACCGGGTCGGCGGGCACATCCCCGGTGCGGTCTCGGCGCCGACGACGGATAACGTCGCACCGGGAGCCACCACCTTCCTCCCCGCGGAGGAACTGGCCGAGCGCTTCAAGCACCTCGGCGCCGTGGACGCCTCCGAGGTCGGCGTCTACTGCGGCTCGGGCGTCTCCGGCGCGCACGAAGTGCTCGCCCTGGCGGTCGCCGGCGTACCCGCGGCCCTGTACGCCGGCTCGTGGTCGGAATGGTCCTCCGACCCGGCACGCCCGGTGGCGACGGGCCCCGACCCCAGCTGAGCGGCGCGCGGGGGCCGAGCCTCGGCACAACGGGCCCGCACAGGAGGACGCGCCCGCAAGCACGACGGGCCCGCACAGCACGACGGGCTCGTACGGAAATCCCGTACGAGCCCGTCGTGCTGTGCGAGCAGAGCGCGTCAGTCCTGCTTCTTGCGGCGCGTCCCGAACACGATC from Streptomyces sp. FIT100 includes these protein-coding regions:
- a CDS encoding DUF5998 family protein; the encoded protein is MAKTGTTTQGLRAAIERSGYYPALVAEAVEAAVGGEPIASYLVHQETTFDANEVRRHVTVLVLTGTRFIVSHTDEQAADTSSPTPYATTSTESVKLGRISSVVVSRVVANPESYTPGTLPREVVLTIGWGAVSRIDLEPAACGDPNCDADHGYTGNSTADDLSLRVSEAGDGPDAVRQTLAFAQSLSEATVATAAPAAGH
- a CDS encoding sulfurtransferase, with amino-acid sequence MTPIITATELASESAGRRPPVLLDVRWQLSLAKAAGAAPFDGRAEYEAGHIPGAVYVDLDTELAGPPGPGGRHPLPDMAVFGAAMRRAGVSCSVPVVVHDGGQGWAAARAWWLLRWAGHPDVRVLDGGLAAWDGPLTTEIPAPQPGDFTPEPGGLPLLDADGAAALARSGLLLDARAAERYRGDVEPIDRVGGHIPGAVSAPTTDNVAPGATTFLPAEELAERFKHLGAVDASEVGVYCGSGVSGAHEVLALAVAGVPAALYAGSWSEWSSDPARPVATGPDPS
- a CDS encoding thymidine kinase, producing MSELVFFSGTMDCGKSTLALQIEHNRAARGLQGVIFTRDDRAGEGKLSSRLGLVREAVELVEGMDVYTYLVDRMTRGGRADYVIVDEAQFLAPEQIDQLARIVDDLELDVFAFGITTDFRTKLFPGSQRLIELADRIEALQVEAMCWCGARATHNARTVGGEMVVEGAQVVVGDVNRPAEEIGYEVLCRRHHRRRMTSATARAGVLSPDVLPVTSG
- a CDS encoding VOC family protein, with protein sequence MTEATRRRPGTPCWVSLMVHGLAATQDFYKALFGWDFVPGPQQLGPYVRALIDGKEVAGIGRLPPERHLPIAWTTYLATDDADATAEQIRMCGGTVGVGPLDAADAGRLAIAADPEGAVFGIWQAAAHHGTALLGTHGTPVWNELVTRETSSVSKFYQSVFGYELEPVVSADFDYLTLHLDGRPVASLHGVGHALPRDRGSHWMTYFEVEDPDETAARLMDLGGHVLHAPREGSSGRLATVSDPEGAVFTIVRTATDL
- a CDS encoding alkaline phosphatase family protein encodes the protein MTLPDWPDDLVPLALDTAPAPAYGSASLCDLLPTIAAGQGVPGLHTTLTGLAPADRNCVFLVDGLGWEQLRAHPEDAPYLTSLLATSHGGTGAPITVGFPATTATSLASFGTGLPPGAHGLPGYTARNPETGELMNQLRWKPWTSPRVWQPYPTVFQLADEAGVHTAQVSSPAFADTPLTKIALSGGTFHGRLTGEERMDFAAEQLAAADRSLVYTYYSELDGKGHRFGVDSDAWRGQLMYVDRLVQRLAEQLPPRTALYVTADHGMIDIPFDEESRIDFDEDWELRAGVALLGGEGRARHVYAVPGAESDVLAVWREVLGDRFWVASREEAIAAGWFGPRVDERVHRRIGDVVAAAHADVVITASVNEPNESAMVGMHGSMTPVEQLVPLIEVRS